From the genome of Thermocrinis jamiesonii, one region includes:
- the trxA gene encoding thioredoxin yields the protein MAGNVIVLTESNWHAEVLNSDRPVLVDFWAPWCGPCRIIAPIIEELAMEFGDRVKFGKLNTDENPNIAMQYGIRAIPTLMLFKNGEVVDTRIGVQPKEALRQMILSHT from the coding sequence ATGGCAGGAAACGTAATAGTTTTGACCGAAAGCAATTGGCACGCAGAGGTCCTAAACTCGGACAGGCCAGTTTTGGTAGATTTTTGGGCACCGTGGTGCGGACCTTGCAGGATTATTGCACCCATAATAGAAGAACTCGCAATGGAGTTTGGAGATAGAGTAAAGTTTGGCAAGCTAAACACCGATGAAAACCCCAACATAGCCATGCAATATGGAATAAGGGCCATACCTACATTGATGCTTTTTAAAAACGGTGAAGTGGTAGATACGAGGATAGGAGTCCAACCAAAAGAAGCTCTCAGACAGATGATACTAAGCCATACATGA
- a CDS encoding tetratricopeptide repeat protein has protein sequence MKTLVFLLLYVASTFAYNQYRDYLFCRYFQSEMPSKAITYCVRALQRNPTPSLYVDTVRLLLIQKKFQEALSFALKFKKEYPQDQEPYLVLHSVYVLRGEPQKALEALEEGYKIRPDSKQIMAFLAEEYIKANRLQDAKKVLEELAKLATDNPYPYYMLARIYLTEGLKDKAMEYLEKVLQIRKTFEAGFVTLGSIYEAEKEFSRAESLYKDVLKEDPTNRTALEKLANLYLITGRTQEAKDVYKKLIEYYQDVGYKIQYIFLLLRLSEFQEAEKLAMELYSENPKDINIAFVYGIALESNKKKKEALKVYERILEEEPENIRIIERLTAIYIDQKEYDKARALIKRALDIAPESYEINLLMANLLSEEERAEEALKFVDKAISLKPKDYRGYFLKAIVLDKLGKIVDAERNLKKAIELNPEDPDLYNHLGYSLLLWYEGARVEEAEKLILKALEKDSKNPAYIDSYAWVLYYKGEYLKAYELLLKALEEEKEDPVIWEHLGDVLLKLNKKSEALESYKKSWELLEKGKRGEPGQKERLKKKLKQ, from the coding sequence ATGAAAACCTTAGTTTTTCTTCTTCTTTATGTTGCTTCTACCTTTGCATACAACCAATATAGAGATTACCTTTTCTGCAGGTATTTTCAAAGTGAAATGCCCTCCAAAGCTATAACGTATTGTGTAAGAGCCTTACAAAGAAATCCCACTCCAAGTCTATACGTAGATACCGTTAGACTTCTTTTGATTCAGAAAAAATTCCAAGAAGCCCTCTCTTTTGCATTAAAGTTCAAAAAGGAGTATCCCCAAGATCAGGAACCCTACTTAGTGCTTCACAGCGTATATGTTCTCAGAGGGGAACCGCAAAAAGCCTTAGAGGCTCTGGAAGAGGGATACAAAATAAGGCCAGATTCTAAGCAGATAATGGCGTTCTTAGCAGAAGAATACATAAAGGCCAATAGACTGCAAGATGCAAAAAAAGTGTTGGAAGAGTTAGCAAAATTAGCGACAGATAATCCCTATCCTTACTATATGTTGGCCCGTATATACCTTACGGAAGGTTTAAAGGACAAGGCTATGGAGTATTTGGAAAAAGTCCTACAAATAAGGAAAACCTTTGAGGCAGGTTTTGTTACTCTGGGAAGCATATACGAAGCGGAAAAGGAATTCTCAAGGGCAGAAAGCTTGTATAAAGATGTGCTAAAGGAAGACCCAACAAACAGGACCGCCCTTGAAAAGCTTGCAAACCTTTATCTTATTACCGGAAGAACTCAGGAAGCAAAGGATGTCTACAAAAAGCTTATAGAGTATTACCAGGATGTTGGCTACAAAATCCAGTATATTTTTTTGCTCCTGAGGTTATCGGAGTTTCAAGAGGCAGAAAAGTTGGCCATGGAACTCTACTCGGAGAACCCGAAGGATATTAACATAGCCTTCGTTTACGGTATAGCCCTTGAATCGAACAAAAAGAAGAAAGAAGCCTTGAAGGTTTATGAACGAATCCTTGAAGAAGAGCCAGAAAACATAAGAATTATTGAAAGATTGACTGCTATTTATATAGATCAAAAAGAATACGACAAGGCCCGTGCCTTAATCAAAAGGGCTTTGGACATTGCACCTGAAAGTTATGAAATCAACCTTTTGATGGCTAACCTTCTTAGTGAAGAAGAAAGGGCTGAGGAAGCTTTAAAATTCGTGGACAAGGCAATTAGTTTGAAACCTAAGGACTACAGAGGATACTTTTTAAAGGCAATAGTGCTGGATAAGCTTGGGAAAATAGTGGATGCGGAGAGGAATTTAAAAAAAGCCATTGAGTTAAATCCAGAGGATCCGGACCTTTACAATCACCTTGGCTATTCTTTACTGCTTTGGTATGAGGGGGCAAGGGTGGAGGAGGCTGAAAAGCTCATACTGAAAGCCTTAGAAAAGGACAGCAAAAATCCAGCATACATAGACAGCTATGCATGGGTTCTTTACTACAAAGGAGAATACCTAAAAGCTTACGAGCTTTTGCTCAAAGCACTTGAAGAAGAAAAGGAAGATCCGGTAATCTGGGAACACCTCGGTGACGTACTTTTAAAGTTAAACAAAAAGAGCGAAGCGTTGGAATCTTACAAAAAGTCCTGGGAGCTGTTGGAAAAAGGCAAAAGGGGAGAACCAGGACAAAAGGAAAGACTGAAGAAAAAGCTTAAACAGTAA
- the malQ gene encoding 4-alpha-glucanotransferase, whose protein sequence is MQRSAGVLLHITSLPSPFCIGDLGKQAYLFVDFLSESKQKLWQILPLNPTFDEFGNSPYFSTSLFAGNPALISPELLQEEGLISSKSLEKFKTEPSSKVDYPKAYFVKEMLLEEAFKNFSESEDFRRFEEENSFWLEDYAVFSALRKKNASSWDKWTDLKPDALEVKKEKFKQYIFFKQWFRLKEYANRKGIKIVGDLPIYPAFDSADVWANRQLFVLDVVAGVPPDYFSPEGQIWGNPVYNWDALKKENFQWWIMRIKHSLKLYDLLRIDHFRGLISYYIIPKGEKTAKHGKWQRAYPKEFFSLLKENFPDFPFLAEDLGTIDKEVEEIRDEFGFPSMKVLAFAFFEPHSPHLPHNHTQNCVVYTTTHDNMPLKDWYEYELTQQDRERLCKYIGKRLEKEKVSAELIRLAYMSVAKYCIVPMQDLLNLGKESRMNRPGTSKGNWEWRMSALPPAELSLWLSELTYIYQRH, encoded by the coding sequence ATGCAAAGGAGCGCTGGAGTTTTATTACACATTACTTCTCTTCCATCCCCTTTCTGCATAGGGGATCTTGGAAAACAGGCGTATCTTTTTGTGGATTTTCTTTCCGAAAGCAAACAAAAGCTTTGGCAAATATTGCCGTTGAATCCAACTTTTGATGAGTTTGGGAATTCTCCTTATTTTTCTACTTCTTTGTTTGCAGGAAATCCTGCTTTAATAAGCCCTGAACTTTTACAAGAAGAGGGCCTTATCTCCTCAAAAAGCTTAGAAAAGTTCAAAACAGAACCCAGCTCTAAGGTGGATTATCCCAAGGCTTACTTCGTTAAGGAAATGCTTCTGGAGGAAGCGTTCAAGAATTTTTCTGAATCTGAAGATTTTCGCCGTTTTGAAGAAGAAAACTCCTTTTGGTTAGAAGATTACGCAGTATTTTCTGCCCTTAGGAAGAAAAACGCAAGTTCTTGGGATAAATGGACAGATCTAAAACCCGATGCCTTGGAGGTAAAGAAAGAAAAGTTTAAGCAATACATATTTTTCAAACAATGGTTTAGACTTAAGGAATACGCCAACAGGAAAGGAATAAAAATAGTGGGGGATCTTCCTATATATCCCGCCTTTGATAGCGCAGATGTGTGGGCTAACAGACAACTCTTTGTGCTTGATGTGGTAGCAGGCGTACCACCAGACTACTTTAGTCCTGAAGGTCAGATTTGGGGAAACCCTGTCTATAACTGGGATGCTCTAAAAAAAGAAAACTTTCAATGGTGGATAATGAGAATAAAACACTCCTTAAAGCTTTATGACCTTTTACGGATTGACCACTTCAGAGGACTAATATCCTACTACATCATCCCTAAGGGGGAGAAAACTGCAAAACACGGAAAATGGCAAAGGGCTTATCCGAAAGAATTTTTCAGTCTTCTAAAAGAAAATTTCCCAGATTTTCCTTTTTTGGCGGAAGACTTAGGCACTATAGATAAAGAGGTGGAGGAAATCAGAGATGAGTTTGGTTTTCCTTCCATGAAAGTTTTAGCCTTTGCCTTTTTTGAACCTCACAGCCCCCACCTTCCCCACAATCATACACAGAACTGCGTAGTCTATACCACTACCCACGATAATATGCCACTTAAAGATTGGTATGAGTATGAACTTACGCAACAGGACAGAGAAAGGCTCTGTAAGTACATTGGTAAAAGGTTAGAAAAGGAAAAGGTAAGTGCGGAGCTTATTAGGCTGGCTTACATGTCCGTTGCAAAGTATTGTATTGTGCCTATGCAAGACCTTTTGAACCTTGGAAAAGAATCAAGAATGAACAGGCCCGGCACCTCAAAGGGTAATTGGGAGTGGAGGATGAGTGCTTTGCCTCCAGCGGAACTCAGCCTTTGGCTGTCCGAATTGACATACATATACCAAAGGCACTAA
- the trxB gene encoding thioredoxin-disulfide reductase, whose product MISEDILYDCVIVGGGPAGLTAGLYCARAKLRTILLEKGTLGGQIAITDLVENYPGFPEGISGKELTQRFKQQAEKFGLEIHRKEVIKIEKVGKEILIHLRTGELLRSKTVILAVGANPRRLGVKGEEEFLNRGVSYCATCDGALFDGVPIAVIGGGDSACQESLFLTHFGSVVYLIHRRDQLRAQKHLQERVLSHPKIKFIPNKVVEEIRGREAVESLLLRDTQTGELTTLEVEGVFIFIGLEPSTGFLKGTVEMDDKGYIITDHRMRTSLEGVFACGDCRSGATGQVAVAVGEGCIAAIEAERYIEEYF is encoded by the coding sequence ATGATATCAGAAGACATCCTCTATGACTGCGTGATAGTTGGGGGAGGTCCTGCTGGTTTAACTGCGGGTTTATACTGCGCAAGGGCTAAACTTCGCACTATACTCTTAGAGAAAGGCACCCTTGGAGGACAAATAGCTATAACGGACCTTGTGGAAAACTATCCAGGGTTTCCAGAGGGAATTAGCGGTAAAGAACTTACTCAGAGGTTCAAACAGCAAGCGGAAAAGTTTGGTTTGGAAATTCACAGAAAAGAAGTGATAAAGATAGAAAAGGTGGGAAAGGAGATACTTATTCATCTAAGAACGGGGGAATTGTTGAGGTCTAAGACGGTTATACTGGCGGTGGGTGCCAACCCAAGAAGACTGGGTGTAAAGGGCGAGGAGGAATTTTTAAACAGAGGAGTTTCTTATTGTGCTACCTGCGATGGAGCACTCTTTGATGGTGTGCCCATAGCAGTGATAGGAGGTGGTGATTCGGCCTGTCAGGAGAGTTTATTCTTAACTCATTTTGGGAGCGTGGTTTATCTGATCCACAGGAGGGATCAGCTTAGAGCTCAAAAACATCTTCAGGAAAGGGTCTTATCCCATCCAAAGATAAAGTTTATACCCAACAAGGTGGTGGAAGAAATAAGGGGAAGGGAAGCGGTGGAGAGCCTTCTACTAAGAGATACACAAACGGGAGAACTTACTACCTTGGAGGTAGAAGGGGTTTTCATATTTATAGGTTTGGAGCCCTCTACTGGTTTCCTTAAAGGAACGGTAGAAATGGACGATAAAGGATATATAATCACCGACCATAGGATGAGAACTAGTTTGGAGGGTGTGTTTGCATGCGGAGACTGTAGGAGTGGAGCTACTGGCCAGGTGGCAGTGGCAGTAGGAGAAGGGTGTATAGCTGCTATAGAGGCAGAAAGATACATAGAGGAGTATTTTTAA
- the mrdA gene encoding penicillin-binding protein 2 has protein sequence MKRRNFVLFLILSIFLYLILVFRLFYLQVLKGDYYKHLSKRNYIRRRIIYSQRGDILDRRNQSLAYDVPEYAIFLDPQIIQEKEVVENTLKNLKEIFGIEISIQSLLNKSNSIEPILIKKLTDQSEIDKFYNNSYRLPGVFINMIPKRFYPMGEECAHIIGYVGYPTKKHLEEYKDRIFHQSLVGKQGLESSLERFLQGSVGVEELIVNAVGKVVGVYKQTSPKKGNTVVLTVDSRVQKIAYEVFRDSGHKAGAVLIIKADSGEVIAMVSYPSFDPNKIYDMWEEYVNDPLTPLFNRALQAYYPPGSVIKVGLAVGLLQEGVAPKDGVVCKGSFPLGGKVFYCWKRSGHGWVNLKTAIRDSCDVYFYHYCYYRLGPRKMESILKQFSFGESVPFELPNASGILPNPEWKRKRKKEPWYGGDTVNMSIGQGYLKATLLQQCLMVMGIINDGVIYKPTLVKEVRDPNGRVIWKNKKVVYKVIKAPPEYFAIVKEAMKDVVRSGTGVLANSPMAEIAGKTGTAQVAAISARRKNLPYHLRDHAWFVGFYPYRNPLFVIGVLVEHGGSGGSVAAPIARKIIERIKMEGIHKEFT, from the coding sequence ATGAAACGTAGAAATTTTGTGCTTTTCTTGATACTGTCCATTTTTTTGTACTTGATTTTGGTCTTCAGACTGTTTTATCTTCAGGTGCTTAAGGGAGATTATTACAAACACTTATCAAAGAGAAACTACATCAGACGTAGGATCATATACTCCCAAAGAGGAGACATATTAGACAGACGCAACCAAAGCCTTGCCTACGATGTGCCAGAATACGCAATCTTTTTGGACCCTCAGATAATACAGGAAAAAGAGGTGGTGGAAAATACTTTGAAAAACCTTAAAGAAATCTTTGGTATAGAAATCTCCATCCAATCGCTGTTAAACAAAAGCAACAGTATAGAACCCATATTGATAAAAAAACTTACAGATCAGTCGGAGATAGATAAATTCTATAACAACAGCTACCGCCTACCTGGAGTATTTATAAACATGATCCCAAAAAGATTCTACCCTATGGGAGAAGAATGCGCCCACATCATAGGTTATGTGGGTTATCCTACAAAAAAGCACTTAGAAGAGTATAAAGATAGGATATTCCATCAGAGCTTAGTTGGGAAACAGGGACTGGAAAGTTCACTGGAAAGGTTCTTGCAAGGGTCAGTGGGAGTGGAGGAGCTTATAGTAAATGCGGTGGGGAAAGTGGTGGGTGTATATAAGCAAACAAGCCCTAAGAAAGGCAACACTGTTGTCTTAACTGTGGACAGCAGAGTTCAAAAAATCGCATACGAAGTCTTTAGAGATTCAGGTCACAAAGCAGGAGCGGTTCTAATAATAAAAGCGGACAGTGGAGAAGTAATTGCCATGGTCAGTTATCCTTCCTTTGATCCAAACAAGATCTACGATATGTGGGAAGAGTATGTTAATGATCCACTAACCCCACTTTTCAACAGAGCCCTTCAAGCTTACTATCCACCTGGGTCGGTAATAAAGGTAGGATTAGCTGTGGGGCTTTTGCAAGAGGGTGTTGCCCCAAAGGACGGTGTGGTATGCAAAGGATCCTTTCCGTTGGGTGGTAAGGTTTTTTACTGTTGGAAAAGAAGCGGTCATGGATGGGTAAATTTAAAAACCGCTATAAGGGATTCTTGCGATGTTTATTTTTACCATTACTGCTACTACAGGCTGGGTCCAAGAAAAATGGAAAGTATTCTAAAACAGTTCTCCTTTGGAGAATCTGTTCCTTTTGAGCTTCCTAATGCAAGCGGAATATTGCCAAATCCAGAGTGGAAAAGAAAAAGGAAAAAAGAACCGTGGTATGGTGGGGATACGGTAAATATGTCCATAGGGCAAGGATACCTAAAAGCGACATTGCTTCAGCAGTGTTTGATGGTTATGGGAATAATCAACGACGGTGTTATTTATAAGCCTACTCTCGTTAAGGAAGTAAGGGATCCTAACGGAAGAGTAATATGGAAGAATAAAAAAGTAGTCTATAAGGTTATTAAAGCTCCGCCGGAGTATTTTGCAATAGTCAAAGAAGCCATGAAGGATGTGGTAAGGTCTGGCACTGGAGTGCTGGCTAATTCTCCCATGGCAGAGATTGCTGGAAAAACGGGAACAGCTCAGGTAGCAGCAATCAGCGCAAGAAGAAAAAACTTACCCTATCATCTGAGGGACCATGCCTGGTTTGTGGGTTTCTATCCTTACAGAAATCCACTCTTTGTAATTGGAGTATTGGTAGAGCACGGTGGTTCAGGTGGTAGCGTTGCCGCACCTATAGCAAGAAAGATAATAGAGAGAATTAAAATGGAAGGTATTCACAAAGAGTTTACTTAG
- a CDS encoding type III PLP-dependent enzyme, with amino-acid sequence MLKSAIDHKAIQFEFAKKTFLSFIEERKHFIPYLRPEKTPVLCMDLDGIKRRYIELKYHFSKFNVYYAVKANDHERIIKSLAELGSHFEVASSQELSKVLQAGVSPNRIISSNPVKPPDFIEYCKEVGMDRFAVDSYTEIDKIAAVMKRARVYVRVVVPNEGSDWPLSKKFGVDLDTAIDLLEYAREKNLIPYGITFHVGSQCNNFRNWFIGIRTAAELWERARMRGLKLQMLNIGGGIPVKYSYEALSIEDIAYYVKGLMQKFFPILPHELQMEPGRGIVGDQGMMICRVIGKAKRGEDNWLYIDTGVFNGLAEALGGIRYAFYLDKEGELKEWTIGGVSCDSMDVVARNVALPEPEVGDYLYILSAGAYTTVYAAPFNGFPVPEVIFPQG; translated from the coding sequence ATGCTTAAAAGTGCGATTGATCACAAGGCTATTCAGTTTGAATTTGCAAAAAAAACTTTTCTGTCGTTTATTGAAGAAAGAAAACACTTCATACCATACTTGCGCCCAGAAAAGACCCCTGTGCTCTGTATGGACTTGGACGGAATAAAGCGTAGATACATTGAGCTAAAGTACCACTTTTCCAAGTTTAACGTCTATTACGCAGTTAAAGCAAACGACCACGAGAGAATCATAAAGTCTCTTGCAGAGTTAGGCTCCCACTTTGAGGTTGCATCCAGTCAAGAGCTAAGTAAGGTGCTTCAGGCTGGAGTTAGCCCAAACAGGATAATATCCAGCAATCCGGTTAAACCTCCTGATTTTATAGAGTATTGTAAAGAAGTTGGAATGGATCGTTTTGCGGTGGATTCTTATACGGAGATAGACAAGATAGCAGCGGTGATGAAAAGAGCCAGGGTTTATGTAAGGGTGGTTGTTCCCAATGAAGGAAGTGACTGGCCCCTCTCTAAGAAATTCGGCGTAGATTTGGATACCGCTATAGACCTACTGGAGTATGCCAGAGAGAAAAACCTTATACCTTACGGTATTACCTTTCATGTGGGATCCCAGTGCAACAACTTTAGAAACTGGTTCATAGGTATAAGGACTGCCGCAGAGCTTTGGGAAAGGGCAAGGATGAGAGGCCTTAAGCTTCAAATGTTAAACATCGGCGGTGGCATACCGGTAAAATACAGCTACGAGGCACTTAGCATAGAGGATATTGCCTACTACGTAAAAGGACTAATGCAAAAATTTTTCCCCATTCTGCCCCACGAGCTTCAAATGGAACCCGGGCGTGGTATAGTGGGCGATCAGGGAATGATGATATGCAGGGTTATAGGTAAAGCAAAAAGGGGAGAGGATAACTGGCTTTATATAGATACTGGCGTGTTTAACGGTTTGGCTGAGGCTTTGGGCGGTATAAGGTATGCCTTTTATTTAGACAAGGAGGGTGAGCTAAAAGAATGGACCATTGGAGGTGTATCCTGCGATAGTATGGACGTGGTAGCAAGAAACGTAGCCTTACCAGAGCCGGAGGTAGGTGATTACCTGTATATACTTTCCGCAGGAGCCTATACCACTGTGTATGCTGCTCCATTCAACGGCTTTCCCGTCCCAGAGGTTATTTTTCCCCAAGGTTAA
- a CDS encoding PilZ domain-containing protein, with protein sequence MNYQQSFEIFKEATRYMFQPSLQDALIVFFGLLVSVLVLLVLPYFVSKQIKSKTVKREFETVGKSLGLDEEEIKVLYECAHNLSEPTKLFYSKYAFEKCAGKLVKKNSENIPIIVSVRKKLKFEHLPWFLPLSTTRDIELYQTGFISYKGKSYSAAVWEKTEKELHIAILDRLEEVPGVGEEVKFSFLREDDGRYYFQEEILSSYLDGNKVVLVLPHTEKLGKIQLRESVRWKVSIPARVFFFGRAVTPEEVSFMEEIPKEAFLEGTIEDISTGGLRVCLKNLVEPKEGESLLIEFE encoded by the coding sequence ATGAACTATCAACAAAGTTTTGAGATTTTTAAAGAAGCGACAAGATACATGTTTCAACCCAGTCTGCAAGATGCTTTAATCGTCTTTTTTGGTCTTTTAGTCTCCGTATTAGTTTTATTAGTCCTTCCTTATTTCGTTTCTAAACAAATTAAAAGCAAAACAGTCAAAAGAGAATTTGAAACTGTTGGCAAGTCCCTCGGTCTTGACGAAGAAGAAATTAAGGTGCTATACGAGTGCGCTCATAACTTAAGTGAGCCTACTAAGCTGTTTTACAGCAAGTATGCATTTGAAAAATGTGCTGGGAAATTGGTTAAAAAGAACTCAGAGAATATTCCGATCATTGTAAGTGTTAGGAAAAAACTTAAATTTGAACATCTACCCTGGTTTTTGCCTCTGTCTACCACAAGGGATATAGAACTTTATCAAACCGGTTTTATTTCTTATAAAGGAAAATCATACAGTGCCGCTGTTTGGGAAAAAACAGAAAAGGAACTGCACATAGCTATACTGGACAGATTGGAAGAGGTTCCTGGGGTAGGAGAGGAAGTCAAATTTTCTTTTCTTAGAGAAGACGATGGTAGATACTATTTTCAGGAGGAAATTTTAAGTAGTTACCTTGATGGCAATAAAGTAGTTCTTGTTCTACCGCATACCGAAAAGCTTGGTAAAATCCAGCTAAGGGAATCCGTAAGATGGAAGGTGTCCATACCTGCCCGCGTTTTTTTCTTTGGAAGGGCTGTAACTCCAGAAGAAGTATCCTTTATGGAAGAAATACCAAAGGAGGCTTTCCTAGAAGGAACCATAGAGGATATAAGTACTGGAGGTTTGAGGGTATGCCTAAAAAACCTTGTAGAACCTAAGGAAGGCGAAAGCTTGTTGATAGAGTTTGAGTGA
- a CDS encoding inositol monophosphatase family protein: MKSSDIEHYLRIAKEASVIGGFVLRDYFGRLLSDHVYFKGEKDLVSQADKDSEERIRDYILKNFPDHSVVGEEIGGDFKGDAVWFIDPLDGTKNFVSGFPIFGVSVGLVIEGRPIVGAVYLPYFNSLYYAGEGLGAYKDGKRIYVSKRDTLKRMSVSYGFPSRAKRDINLYWEIFREVFDKVGSMRRPGAAAVDLCFLAEGIFDGLIEFELNPWDVVAGTIVVKEAGGLVKLTKGLTNGTDVIAGSPYIFPYLEEVVKLKLGV, encoded by the coding sequence ATGAAAAGCTCAGACATTGAACATTATCTTCGGATAGCAAAAGAAGCTTCCGTCATAGGCGGTTTTGTGCTAAGGGATTACTTTGGCAGACTGCTGTCTGATCATGTTTATTTCAAAGGGGAGAAAGATCTGGTAAGCCAAGCGGACAAGGATTCGGAAGAAAGAATAAGAGATTATATCCTGAAAAACTTTCCGGACCATTCTGTCGTTGGAGAAGAGATAGGAGGAGATTTCAAAGGAGATGCGGTATGGTTTATAGACCCGTTGGACGGAACAAAGAATTTTGTATCTGGTTTTCCAATATTTGGCGTGTCCGTGGGATTGGTGATAGAAGGCAGACCTATCGTAGGTGCGGTTTATTTGCCCTACTTTAACAGTCTATATTACGCAGGAGAGGGCTTGGGAGCCTACAAAGATGGCAAAAGAATTTACGTTAGCAAAAGGGATACATTAAAGAGAATGTCTGTATCTTACGGTTTCCCTTCCAGAGCCAAGCGAGACATAAACCTGTATTGGGAGATCTTCAGAGAGGTCTTTGATAAAGTGGGTTCTATGAGAAGACCTGGAGCGGCTGCGGTGGATCTTTGCTTTTTGGCAGAAGGCATATTTGATGGACTAATTGAGTTTGAACTCAACCCTTGGGATGTGGTCGCCGGAACGATAGTAGTTAAAGAGGCGGGAGGTTTGGTAAAGCTGACCAAAGGGCTTACCAACGGAACAGATGTTATAGCAGGTTCTCCTTACATCTTCCCTTATCTTGAAGAAGTGGTAAAATTGAAGTTAGGAGTTTAG
- a CDS encoding LptF/LptG family permease, with the protein MLFRLLAWRITKIALTVSLTLSLLFLLVQFIQLDQVLLKTPAKESALFLFVWVLYFFSYFLPSSVVVAFGWVFFDLKESKKLNVIASFGKSPTNVFFKVLLICSPLFLSAVLVGSIIKQEDIFHLRKLFVYKYYTEIIKGIPEKGFYNVGRITIRIERRSGEVLNGVFLKIDNDLVSAKEAVFQNGELILRDGSLVVKKDHRYYLTKFQSYKLSFSNTLLLEERKSKYNPLLPVFNVILGLIFVFAVFYFVLKHVWKHTRLYYTLGIFIIIHHLILILLRSLD; encoded by the coding sequence ATGCTTTTTAGGCTATTAGCTTGGAGGATTACCAAAATAGCACTTACGGTAAGCTTAACTTTATCCTTACTGTTTCTACTGGTTCAATTCATTCAATTAGATCAGGTGCTTTTAAAAACTCCTGCAAAAGAATCGGCCCTCTTTCTGTTTGTTTGGGTACTTTACTTTTTCTCTTACTTTCTTCCCTCTTCCGTTGTGGTTGCCTTTGGATGGGTGTTTTTTGATCTTAAAGAAAGTAAAAAGCTGAACGTAATAGCGTCCTTTGGAAAGAGTCCCACAAATGTTTTCTTTAAGGTTCTCCTAATCTGCAGTCCCTTGTTTCTATCCGCTGTCCTCGTAGGATCAATCATAAAGCAGGAGGACATATTCCATCTGCGCAAGCTTTTTGTGTACAAATACTATACGGAGATCATCAAAGGCATTCCAGAAAAAGGTTTTTATAATGTAGGCAGAATTACAATTAGGATAGAAAGAAGGAGCGGTGAAGTTCTTAATGGTGTTTTTTTAAAGATAGACAACGATCTGGTAAGTGCAAAGGAAGCAGTTTTTCAGAATGGGGAACTTATTCTAAGGGATGGTTCCCTTGTTGTGAAAAAAGATCATAGATATTACCTGACCAAGTTCCAAAGCTATAAACTTAGTTTTTCAAACACGCTCCTTTTGGAGGAGAGGAAAAGCAAATATAACCCGCTTTTGCCTGTGTTTAACGTCATACTGGGCTTAATTTTTGTTTTTGCAGTTTTCTATTTTGTTTTAAAGCATGTTTGGAAGCATACAAGGTTATACTACACCTTGGGAATCTTTATTATAATCCACCATTTAATCTTAATCCTCTTAAGGTCCTTAGATTAG
- a CDS encoding universal stress protein, producing the protein MKFLVPVDFTDITNPLLRTAKRLALKHSAKIILLHAVSPVIYLPYPESFGISPIDLSKLSELEGKNIELAKQRLSALCEFLSPASVDVLVDVGDPAEVILSKEDLADLIILGSHRKGLIEKILIGSTSEKVVRYSHKPVLVIKGKEAENFKNVCVAHDLSKYAQKAFEFFLNLIPAEEGSRLTILHIEETVEIPMVDVITEKISKQIVQEKTKYFESLIEKAQSRGWTAELIIEKHSSVSSGIVQFLKQKEYDLLVMGSRGLSGFKRVILGSTSSDVVKKVEIPVLIHKDFNL; encoded by the coding sequence ATGAAATTTTTAGTGCCGGTGGACTTTACGGATATTACCAACCCACTTTTGAGGACCGCCAAAAGGCTTGCCCTTAAGCATTCTGCTAAGATTATACTCCTGCATGCGGTTTCACCGGTTATCTATCTTCCTTACCCCGAAAGCTTTGGTATTAGCCCTATTGACCTATCTAAGCTGTCTGAATTGGAGGGTAAAAACATTGAATTGGCTAAACAAAGGCTCTCTGCCCTTTGTGAGTTTTTAAGCCCTGCGTCAGTTGATGTTTTAGTTGATGTGGGAGACCCCGCAGAGGTCATACTTAGCAAAGAAGACCTTGCAGATCTTATAATCTTAGGTAGCCACAGAAAGGGGCTGATTGAGAAAATACTCATAGGTTCCACTTCAGAAAAGGTGGTCCGTTATTCTCACAAACCTGTGTTGGTTATAAAGGGAAAGGAAGCGGAAAACTTTAAAAACGTCTGTGTAGCTCACGACCTTTCAAAGTATGCCCAAAAAGCCTTTGAGTTTTTCCTAAATCTTATACCGGCGGAAGAAGGCTCACGGCTGACCATACTACATATAGAGGAAACAGTGGAAATACCTATGGTGGATGTGATAACTGAAAAAATAAGCAAGCAGATAGTCCAAGAGAAGACCAAATACTTTGAATCTCTTATAGAAAAGGCGCAAAGCAGAGGCTGGACTGCAGAGCTTATCATAGAAAAACACAGCAGTGTATCTTCGGGAATTGTTCAGTTTTTGAAGCAAAAAGAATACGATCTTTTGGTTATGGGAAGCAGAGGTCTCTCTGGTTTTAAACGCGTAATCCTTGGAAGCACATCCTCTGACGTGGTTAAAAAGGTAGAAATTCCCGTACTCATACATAAAGACTTTAATCTATGA